Part of the Palaemon carinicauda isolate YSFRI2023 chromosome 8, ASM3689809v2, whole genome shotgun sequence genome is shown below.
tgctgtaagcccaagggctccacaaccctagttggaaaagcaagatgctgtaagcccaagggctccacaaccctagttggaaaagcaagatgctataagtccaagggctccacaactttagttggaaaagcaagatgctataagtccaagggcttcacaaccctagttggaaaagcaagatgctgtaaccccaaggcctccacaactttagttggaaaagcaagatgctgtaagcccaagggctccacaaccctagttggaaaagcaagatgctataagcccaaggcctccacaactttagttggaaaagcaagatgctgtaagcccaaggcctccacaactttagttggaaaaggaagatgctttaagtccaagggctccacaactttagttggaaaagcaagttgctataaccccaagggctccacaaccctagttggaaaagcaaggtgctataagcccaagggctctacaaccctagttggaaaagcaagatgctataagcccaagagctccacaaccctagttggaaaagcaagatgctgtaagcccaagggctccaaaactttagtttgaaaagcaagatgctataagcccaagggctacacaaccctagttggaaaagcaagatgctgtaagcctaagggctccacaaccctagttggaaaagcaagatgctataagcccaagggtaccaacaaggaaaaatagcccaccgaggaaaggaaatagggaaataaataaatgatgagaacaaattagcaataaatcattctaaaaacagtaacaacgtcaaaacatatatgtcatatataaactataaaaagacttaatgtcagcctgttcaacctaaaaacatttgctgcagcttcGGATATTATCAGGCAATAGAGGGACTTCATACATGTTACGTTAGAAACTTGGCGTTACCAAGGAGATTCTCCAGCCAGGGAACTGGTTTTTTGAAGGAGTAGCCGAGGTAATTATAGCTCTGTAGGAAACCGGGTCCTTGTAGGAATCAGCGATCCTTTGGAAACTTGTCCCTGTTCGGTTTGTTTCGATTTCTTATACAGCCGGCGTCATCAGATTTGAATAAAGACATCAATTTTGATgtctttgaaattatatattatacagagTTCTTTATTGCACAATAAATCTATTCTATAGAAAGGTGTTTGCTGAGGATGTCTTAAgattatattatttacattaccaAAATAGAGTTCTATATTGTACACTAAACGTATTTTATAGAAAGGTGTTTACTGAAAAACaaagggtaattgtttacaacaccacgctcttatttactccaaaataatgcaatcctgcagttctcatcttcttgtacagtaattaggtggttatttaaattctgggaaagcaataattagcaaaatatgttgaggaagggggaaggggttatgaaaagaaaatagctcggtttccttacCAAACGACTTCgaactgacattgtcaacatagtcaagcaaacgaaattcgtgatgccagcgtacatttgatgtactgtacattcaaaatatacttaataaaaaattgagtgattactcaaaagtgtcactatttgtaaattgcttattttatggacacttttgagtaattaatccagaaaaagaaatatggaaatgaatagttaatagatattattattattttttttttattaattaattatttttttattttttattttttattatttatttattttttattctttatcattcatttttcattatttattattctttattcttgATTCTTTATTTAACACCGTCTTCTGAGAGGTGAAGAGAGAAATGTAGGGGAAATCTACCCATAGAGATGGCGATTCAAAAATGGctgcaggaatttgaaagtctccggAGGCCTCCGGACTCCTATATTAcaccgaaaattattattattattactattattattattattattattattattattattattattattattattattattattattattattattattattatttaacatcgTCTTCTGAAAGGTGAAGAGAGAAACGTACGGAAATCTACCTATAGAGATGGCGATTCAAAAATGCctgcaggaatttgaaagtctccgaGGGCTCTAGGCTCCTCTATTgcttcgaagattattattattattattattattattattattattattattattattattattattattattattattattattattattattattattattatttttattatttttgtttattatttaacaccgtattctgaatggagaggagagaaatATAGGGGAAGTCTGCCCATAGAGTTGGCGATTCTAAAATGTCTGCAGGAATATGAAAGTCTACAGAAAGATCGTTTTGCGGAAAACCCCATTTCTTCAAAATAATGCTAATTCAGGTCACTGGATCTGTATCATTGAATATGGCTTTCAGATTGAACGCAGCGATTTCAATGTTTAAGGATATCATCGGAAACAAAGTAGGATTTGTCTGGCCTCAAAATGCAGGATCGGCCCTTCAGGAGCAGACTCTTGCATGCGAGGATATGACGGTAAAACTTCAGGGACAGCTGCAAACTCTTCAGGAGTCGGTGgttttcaaatggttttcgtggctactcccagaggcACCGCGCTTTGAAAACTGccgtgcagtcgcctctcaggatggattcctcggcaggtggctGCAGCGTTGTCCTTGGATTGGGAGCTGGTGGAAAGCCCgcgaggaactacagcggtgcgaactgGGATTGCACCAGATGGAGAGAGAAGTATTAGgattcaaagatgaattgaaatcaacgtggttcgttggcaagcttctctCCGGATTCGACtttgaagaaaggaaggaagaagtcCTTTCTTATGGAAACAACTTTTACATCGGAATGGCCGCTGCTTCCGTCATTTTGGGCGGAATTATGCTGGCTAGAAGGAGGATGGCTGGAGAAGGAGGGGACAACAACTCTCTAGAAGAATGTGTTCCAGAAATGGAACATGGATGCAAAGATCTGTTGGACGGAATTGGGCTCAAAATGGAAGACGAGGATCGGACTACTCTCTTGGAAAATCTCATGGCTGAAAATGCCGAGTTACGAAGACAAATTGAAGGAATGGGGAGATTagtagaaataaaggaaaatctgcAAAGTGATTGCAACGAAAAAGACCTTCAGTTAGaagaacttgaaaaattgatggaaaatatcaagaacgaaaatgaagtactgaagtcagaaaaaaatcagaaaaatgaagaaTTTGATGAATTAAAGGCAGGAAAAACTAAATTGGAATGTGAATGCATCGAAAGAGACATTCAGATGGCAGaacttgaaaaattgatggaaaatatcaagaacgaaaatgaagtactgaagtcagaaaaaaatcagaaaaatgaagaaTTTGATGAATTAAAGGCAGGAAAAACTAAATTGGAATGTGAATGCATCGAAAGAGACATTCAGATGGCAGaacttgaaaaattgatggaaaatatcaagaacgaaaatgaagtactgaagtcagaaaaaaatcagaaaaatgaagaaTTTGATGAATTAAAGGCAGGAAAAACTAAATTGGAATGTGAATGCATCGAAAGAGACATTCAGATGGCAGaacttgaaaaattgatggaaaatatcaagaacgaaaatgaagtactgaagtcagaaaaaaatcagaaaaatgaagaaTTTGATGAATTAAAGGCAGGAAAAACTAAATTGGAATGTGAATGCATCGAAAGAGACATTCAGATGGCAGaacttgaaaaattgatggaaaatatcaagaaCGAAAATGAAGTACTGAAGTCAGAAAAAAATCAGAGAAATGAAGAATTTGATGAATTAAAGGCAGGAAAAACTAAATTGGAATGTGAATGCATCGAAAGAGACATTCAGATGGCAGAACTGAAAGCAGTAAGTGAGAAACTTAAAGCTGACATAACACAAGAGTATGAAAAACTGGAATTTATGTGCAAAATTAAAGACCTTGAGGTAATGGAACGAAATATGATTGCAGAGAAGTTTGAAACCGAAAACGAAGAAATTAAAAAGGCGCATATTAAGAACATGGAGCAATTGAATAAACTGAAGAGTGTAGTTTGTGAGCTAAAGGATGTGAAAGAGAAACTAGAAGCTAAATGCGTCGAAAAAGACGTTCAGCTGAAAAAACTGAAGAATTGGctggaaaatctcagaaatgaaaatgagaaattcAAGACCAGTCAAAATGAGAAAACAGAAAacctaaataaattgaaaagaGAAGTTTTGGGACTGAAGACAGACAAAAATAAATTGAAATCGGAAtgctttgaaaaagaaattcagctgGGGAAAATTAAAAAATTGCTGGAAAATCTTCGAAAAGAAAATGCGAAAGTGAAAACCAATCAATATGAGGAAATGGACCAACTCAATAAATGGAAACGTGAAGTTGACCAattgaaggaagaaagagagaaacttGAAGCTGACAGGACGCAAGagtatgaaaaacttgaatttatgTGCAAAATTAAAGACCTTGAGGTAATGGAACGGAAAATGATTGCGGAGAAGTTTGAAactgaaaaagaagaaatgaaaaaggcGCATATTAACAACatggagcaactgaataaactggaAAGTGTCGTTTGTGAACTGAAGGCAGAAAACGAGAGGCTGGTAGCTGAGAAGGCCGAAGTTCATAGAGCTGAGAATAATGATGAACATAGGAGGAAAAGCTTATTGATGGCTGGCTTATTTGCGCAGATGAACAACAGGTACAAAGAAGCGGTAGAAATTTTCACCGAAGCCTTGAGTATGGAGACGCACTACGAAGAAGAAACAGCTCTTCTGCATGTCCTTCGGGCTGAAGCAAACTCTGCCACTGAGAAGCCTCCTCATATGGATATTGTTTTGGACTGTTCAATGGCTATCGAGAAAGGTCTGGAAGGATGGAAAGCGTACATGTTACGAGGGAGGCACCTCGTCAAACTTGGCATTTTCGACGCAGCCTTGAAGGACTTCGAAACGGTGAAGGTTAAGAAATCAGAGAAATTTCTAAAAATCATTGAAGATACTAAAGCACTGCAGAAGGAATGGGAAGAAAAGGGTCACTATGAGATTCTGGGTTTGGAACAGACAGCCACAAAGGCAGAAATTATAAGATCCTTCAAGGACCTGTCTATGGCGTTCCACCCAGACAGACATCGGGACAAACCCGCATTcctacaggaggcattcgaggagaagtacaAAAAGGTGGTCAACGCTAAACTTATTCTAGTGGACGAAGGAAACCGAAGAGATTACGACGAAGAGCTACGCCACGAGAAGAAATACGATCACTGGTATCACCGGTATCGTCAGGAACCAACAAGGCATCAGCCAGGGCAGTGGAACCAACAGCGTTGGCAGTACGACCAAGGACGCCCAAGAAGGCAAGAGGATCGTCAGTACAATCAAGGACCAAGAAGGGATCAACATCAACACTATTATTAAGGATGTCGTAATGTGTAAAGGAACGATCcttgcagtttagtgcagtgaacatgaaaaaaaaatgaaaattaaaaaaaattaaaaatgaaaaaattaaaaaatatatatatatagtggtaaaatatttTTAGTGTATGTTGCAGTTGAGTTTTAGTATAGTTTAGTGAATAAGCTTTTAATGtaaggccttccagatgcaaatggaatattctgcaagaaggattcagcagagggaagtaGTCCCACTTGTTTttgaatgcactgttccttgacaaagattcacctgtactgtttctttgtcaggtggacagatgcaggaGAAACAAGTcggacttcttttagtacgctgtttccCCTTAAGAAGaatccattgtgctggaatagtggataaGGAATATCTttagggctaaaaaaaaaaaaattatatactggaaaatatttctagcataagtttcagtgagtGTAAGTTTAGTTTTGTGAGGAAATAAGCTTTTAATGtaaggccttccagatgcaaatggaatattctgcaagaaggattcagcagagggaagaagtcctacttgttttggaatgcactgtcccttatcaaagattcacctgtactgtttctttgtcaggtggacagatgcagaagaaacaagtgttaCTTCTTTTAGTACGATGTTTCCCCTCAAGAATATTCCATTGTTCTGGAATAGTGGATAAGGATTATGTTTAGGGcagtaaacaggaaaaaaaaaaatgcataagttTCAGATGAACTTTCTAGTATAATTttaagttgaatttttcagtttagtgcttagaaaaaaaaatccaaaataaaaatgaataaaaaaattaaaaatccaaaaaaaaaaaaataaaaaatgataaaaaaatatataaaatttaaaaatccaaaaaaaaaaaaaaattaaaaaagataaaaaaaaaattatatatatagaggaaaaatatttttagtataagtttcagttgaattttttagtataagtttcagttgaattttttagtataagtttcagttgaattttttagtataagtttcagttgaattttttagtTTAGTTCTGTAAactcacaaaaaaattaaaatccaaaaaaaaaaaaaagatagaaaataaaaaaaaaatgtatagtggaaaaatattttttagtataagtttcagttgagttttagtatagtttagtgaataagcttttaatgtaaggccttccagatgcaaatggaatgttctgcaagaaggattcagcagagggaagaagtcccacttgttttggaatgcactgttccttgataaagattcacttgtactgtttctttgtcaggtggacagatgcagaagaaacaagtctgacttcttttagtacgctgtgttccctccaGAAGATTCCATTTTTCTGGATTTGTGGATCAGGAATAtatttggtgctgagaacatagaataaaatagggAGTCCGGCGTTccagatacaaaggaaataatctacaagatggactcagcctagagaagaagtcccacttgttttggaatgcactgttccttgacaaagattcacctgtactgtttctttgtcaggtggacagatgcagaagaaacaagtctgacttttagtacgctgtttccccttaagaagattccattgtgctggaatagtggataaGGAATATCTTTagggctaaaaaaaagaaaaaaaaattgtatactggaaaatatttctagcataagtttcagtgagtGTAAGTTTAGTTTTGTgaggaaataagtttttatataaggccttccagatgcaaatggaatattctgcaagaaggattcagcagagggaagaagtcctacttgttttggaatgcactgtcccttgtcaaagattcacctgtactgtttctttgtcaggtggacagatgcagaagaaacaagtgttaCTTTTAATACGCTGTTTCCCCTCAAGAATATTCCATTGTTCTGGAATAGTGGATAAGGATTATGTTTAGGgcagtaaacagaaaaaaaaaaaattagcataagtTTTAGATGAACTTTTTAGTATAAATTTAAGTTGACTTTTTCAGTTTAGTGcttagaaaaaaatccaaaaaaaataaaaaaaaaataaaaaaagataaaaaaaaatatatatatagtggaaaaatatttttagtataagtttcagtagaattttttagtataagtttcagttgaatttttagtataagtttcagttgaatttttcagtttagtgctgtgaacttagaaaaaaaaattaaaaaaataaaaaatccaaaaaaaatatatatatagtggaaaaatatttcTAGTATAAGTTCAAGTTGAAAtctttagtataagtttcagttgaattttttagtataagtttcagtgtaatttttcagtttagtgctgtgaacttagaaaaaaaaatccaaaaaaaataaaaaaataaaaaatccaataaaaatatatatatatatatacagtatatagtggaaaaatatttttagtataagtttcagttgaaatctttagtataagtttcagttgaattttttggtataagtttcagttgaatttttcagtttagtgctgtgaacttagaaaaaaaataaaaatccaaaaaaataaaaaaataaaaaatcccccccaaaaatatatacagtatatagtggaaaaatatttttagtataagtttcagttgaattttttagcatgattttcagttgaatttttcagtttagtggtGTGaacttaggaaaaaaataaaaatccaaaaaaaaaataaaaaaataaaaaatccaaaaaaaatatatatatagtggaaaaatattaTTAGTATAAGTTTAAGTTGAATTTGTTAgtgtaagtttcagttgaattttttagtttagtgctgtgaacttagaaaaaaaaattaaaatccaaaaaaaataacaaaatccaaaaaaaaaaaaggtatacagtggaaaaatattttttagtataagtttcagttgagttttagtatagtttagtgaataagcttttaatgtaaggccttccagatgcaaatggaatattctgcaagaaggattcagcagagggaagaagtcctacttgttttggaatgcactgttccttgataaagattcacttgtactgtttctttgttaggtggacagatgcagaagaaacaagtctgacttcttttagtacgctgtgttccctcaagaagattccatttttctGGAATTGTGGATCAGGAATAtatttggtgctgagaacatagaataaaatagggAGTCCGGCGTCCCAGATAcgaaggaaataatctacaagatggactcagccaagagaagaagtcccacttgttttggaatgcactgttccttgataaagattcacttgtactgtttctttgttaggtggacagatgcagaagaaacaagtctgacttcttttagtacgctgtgttccctcaagaagattccatttttctGGAAttgtggatcaggaatatgtttggtgctgaaaacatagaataaaataGGGAGTCCGGCGTCCCAGATAcgaaggaaataatctacaagatggactcagccaagagaagaagtcccacttgttttggaatgcactgttccttgataaagattcacttgtactgtttctttgtcaggtggacagatgcagaagaaacaagtctgatttcttttaGTAcactgtgttccctcaagaagattccatttttctGGAAttgtggatcaggaatatgtttggtgctgaaaacatagaataaaataGGGAGTCCGGCGTTccagatacaaaggaaataatctacaagatggactcagcctagagaagaagtcccacttgttctggaatgcactgttccttgataaagattcacttgtactgtttctttgtcaggtggacagatgcagaagaaacaagtctgacttcttttagtatgctttgttccctcaagaagattccatttttctGGAATTGTGGATCAGGAATAtatttggtgctgagaacatagaatatgGATATTGTTTTGGACTGTTCAATGGCTATCGAGAAAGGTCTGGAAGGATGGAAAGCGTACATGTTACGAGGGAGGCACCTCGTCAAACTTGGCATTTTCGACACAGCCTTGAAGGTCTTCGAAACGGTGAAGGTTAAGAAATCAGAGAAATTTCTAAAAATCATT
Proteins encoded:
- the LOC137645454 gene encoding flagellar attachment zone protein 1-like, producing MGLAAAKCAAKQSGARRLNLANPIILICRLNAAISMFKDIIGNKVGFVWPQNAGSALQEQTLACEDMTVKLQGQLQTLQESVVFKWFSWLLPEAPRFENCRAVASQDGFLGRWLQRCPWIGSWWKAREELQRCELGLHQMEREVLGFKDELKSTWFVGKLLSGFDFEERKEEVLSYGNNFYIGMAAASVILGGIMLARRRMAGEGGDNNSLEECVPEMEHGCKDLLDGIGLKMEDEDRTTLLENLMAENAELRRQIEGMGRLVEIKENLQSDCNEKDLQLEELEKLMENIKNENEVLKSEKNQKNEEFDELKAGKTKLECECIERDIQMAELEKLMENIKNENEVLKSEKNQKNEEFDELKAGKTKLECECIERDIQMAELEKLMENIKNENEVLKSEKNQKNEEFDELKAGKTKLECECIERDIQMAELEKLMENIKNENEVLKSEKNQKNEEFDELKAGKTKLECECIERDIQMAELEKLMENIKNENEVLKSEKNQRNEEFDELKAGKTKLECECIERDIQMAELKAVSEKLKADITQEYEKLEFMCKIKDLEVMERNMIAEKFETENEEIKKAHIKNMEQLNKLKSVVCELKDVKEKLEAKCVEKDVQLKKLKNWLENLRNENEKFKTSQNEKTENLNKLKREVLGLKTDKNKLKSECFEKEIQLGKIKKLLENLRKENAKVKTNQYEEMDQLNKWKREVDQLKEEREKLEADRTQEYEKLEFMCKIKDLEVMERKMIAEKFETEKEEMKKAHINNMEQLNKLESVVCELKAENERLVAEKAEVHRAENNDEHRRKSLLMAGLFAQMNNRYKEAVEIFTEALSMETHYEEETALLHVLRAEANSATEKPPHMDIVLDCSMAIEKGLEGWKAYMLRGRHLVKLGIFDAALKDFETVKVKKSEKFLKIIEDTKALQKEWEEKGHYEILGLEQTATKAEIIRSFKDLSMAFHPDRHRDKPAFLQEAFEEKYKKVVNAKLILVDEGNRRDYDEELRHEKKYDHWYHRYRQEPTRHQPGQWNQQRWQYDQGRPRRQEDRQYNQGPRRDQHQHYY